AAAGCAGCGGGATATTCAGCGTGATATTGCGCGTGAGGCGCGTTTTTAGGGAGGTATCTTTGGGGAGGATGTCCGAATGTGCCGGCACGAGCAGCACATCATCGAATGTGAGTGCTTTTTGGAGGAGACGCATAGTGATTCCTATTGGCGCAAAGCCGCATTATACAGAAAACCGCAACAACCGTCGTACTTCAGCGCAAATTTGGGGTGAAAATGGTGTGAAATGCGGCGCTTGATTGACAGCCCGAATAAAGCATGGCGAAATCGAAATTCTGTTTACCCACAGGAATTCCAATGACTCGCCTGCACCTGAAAAATGTCATGATCGCCCTTGCCACCCTTTGCGTTACCAGCTCGGCTCTGGGGCAGTACGTATGGCTCAATGAAAAAGGCGTCAAGCAATATTCCGACATGCCTCCACCTGCTTCTGTACCCGAAAGTCGCATCTTGAAGGTGCCTGGCAAAACGCTTGGCAGCAGCAAGCCAAATCCGGCACCAGATGCCGACCGCTCTGTTGATGCTGCGACTGCGACCAAAGCGCCGCTTACCACTGCGGAAAAGAATGCGGATTTTCAAAAGCGCAGAAGCGAACAGGAACAAAAGGAAAAGAAGGCTGCCGAGGACGAGAAAGTTGCCGCGGCCAAAGCCAGAAATTGCGAGAATGCTCGCGACTATCAGCGCAGCCTAGAATCCGGTGTCCGCATCACAAAATCGGACAAGAATGGCGAACGCACGTTCCTGTCGGATGAACAACGTACGCGCGAATTACAGGATTCCAGGCGCATACTGGAAGACTGCAAATAACAAAGACATACGTGAAAAAGCCCGCAATTTCAGCGGGCTTTTTTCTGCTCCTTCTTTTCTGCTCTTTTTCGTCTGGACTCTTTGGGGTCGGCGATCAATCGTCGATAAATTTCGATCCGGTCACGATCTCGCAACCTTGTATCCGGCTCCCGCAGCTTGCCGTAGATGCCGACTGCGCAGACCGAAAGGTCCAGCTCCGGTTCGTCTCTCAAAACCCCGCTGCGATGGATCGCCTCGAAAAGAGTGGTTCCCTCAGGAACAAGCAAATCACGCAAGACCTGCATATCACGCTTCGCGAAGCACACCTGGACACGAATGTTTCCGATTTGATCAGCCATAAACGGTTTCCGCGCGTTTGCAGAAGGAATCAACAAAGCTGTTTGCGATCATGTTGAATACCGGCCCGATCACCTGCTCCAACATCCTGCTCGAAAATTCGTAATGCAACTCGAAATCGATCTTGCAGGCATCTGCACGCAAAGACTTGAAATTCCAGGTCCCGTCCAGATGTTTGAATGGCCCTTCCAGCAGCGTCATTTTCATCGAGACAGGCGGGACATTTGTGTTCTCGGTCGTGAACGTCTGCTTGATTCCGTGGTAATTGATCAACAGGGATGCGACCAGTTTGTTGTCGCTGCGCTGCTTGACTTCGACGCCGCCACACCATGGCAGGAACCTGGGATAGTCCTCGACACGATCCACGAGGGCGAACATTTGTTCGGCGCTATATCCCAGTAGTACGGATTTGTGTACGACTGCCATTGAATTAAAACCGTTTGATAGAATGCGAAGTTGAAATTTTAACCGACCCGGCCTCCTTCTCGTATCCATGAGTATTGTCGACAATAAAAAAGCATTCCACGATTATTTCATCGAGGAGCGCTACGAAGCAGGCATGGTTCTGGATGGCTGGGAAGTGAAGGCCATCCGTGCGGGCCGGGTACAGCTGAAGGAAGCCTACGTGATTGTCCGCCAAGGCGAGGTATTTCTGTTCGGCTCCCACATCAGTCCGTTGTCGACTGCGTCCACCCATGTCAACCCGGATCCGGTTCGTACCCGCAAGCTGTTGCTGAATGGGGAAGAAATCAAGAGATTGATCGGCAAGGTTGAGCGCGCTGGTTATACGCTTGTCCCGCTCGATTTGCATTACGCCAAGGGCCGCATCAAATGTGAAATCGGTTTGGCCAAAGGCAAAAAGCAGCACGACAAGCGCGAGAGCGAAAAGCAGCGTGATTGGCAGCGCGAGCAGCAATCCATCCTCAAGCAGAACCGGCGTTGATCGAGTTCCTGCAACAAAACGATACATCGTCGTTTGTACCAACCGGTCCACGACTGAATGCGTTCTTATCAGCCCAACGCATTGTCGAAAAGAAAAGCCCCCGCGACCTGAAAGGTAGCGGGGGCATTTAATACCACCAAGTACAGCTGTTTTTGTTGGTTGTTACCGAACCAAAATGCGGGAAACCAAAACCGGATTCAGTCTAATCGAAAATTACCCGGCTTCACATTCTTTTCTGCCTCTGTTTTGTGCTTCTACAACACATCAGCCCAATAGAAAACGTAGATAACACGAGCGCAAGGCCCGCGATATTCAAGCAGTGACAGCGCTTATTTCACTTCTGCCAGTTTTTGCCACGTGTCGATGACGGTATCCGGATTCAAGGAAATCGAGGCAATTCCCTCCTTCATCAGCCACTCCGCAAAGTCCGGATGATCCGATGGCCCTTGGCCACAGATACCGATGTACTTACCTTGCGCACGACATGCCGATATCGCCTTCGACAACAATGCCTTCACCGCCTCGTCACGCTCGTCGAAGTCGGCAGCGAGCAATTCCATTCCGGAGTCGCGATCCAAGCCAAGCGTAAGCTGTGTCAGATCGTTGGAACCGATCGAGAATCCGTCAAAGTGTTGCAGGAATTTTTCTGCAAGAATGGCGTTGGATGGCACCTCGCACATCATGATCAGACGCAGGCCGTTTTCACCGCGCTTCAGACCATTTGTGGCCAGCAGATTCACGACCTTTTCAGCCTGCCCCAGCGTACGCACAAATGGCACCATGATTTCCACATTGGTCAAGCCCATGTCGTTACGGACCCGCTTCATTGCCAGGCATTCCATCTCGAATGACTCTGCAAAATCGGCAGCAAGGTAGCGCGCTGCGCCACGGAAACCGAGCATCGGATTCTCTTCATCGGGCTCATAGCGAGAACCGCCAATCAGCTTCTTGTATTCGTTCGATTTGAAGTCCGACAGACGAACGATAACGGGTTTCGGCCAAAACGCGGCTGCAATCGTGGCAACGCCTTCCGCCAGCTTGTCGACGTAAAACGCCTTCGGCGACGCATGCCCGCGCGCCACCGACTCAACCGCCTTTTTCAGGTCCGCATCGATATTCGGGTATTCCAGAATTGCTTTCGGATGCACGCCGATGTTGTTATTGATGATGAACTCCAGACGAGCCAAGCCGACGCCACCGTTCGGGATGGACTGGAAGTCGAAAGCCAGCTGAGGATTGCCGACATTCAACATGATCTTGAGTGGAATCGACGGCAGTTCACCGCGCGAGATTTCGGTAACTTCAGTTTCCAGCAAGCCGTCATAAATCCTGCCTTCATCGCCTTCCGCGCACGACACCGTGACCAGCGTACCGTCCTTCAACATGTCGCTCGCATTGCCGCAGCCCACAACCGCTGGCACGCCCAGTTCACGTGCGATGATCGCTGCGTGGCAGGTACGCCCGCCCCGGTTGGTGACGATGGCCGCAGCGCGCTTCATCACCGGTTCCCAGTTGGGGTCGGTCATGTCAGCCACCAGAACATCGCCCGGCTGCACACGTTCCATTTCAGCCGGATCGCGAATGACGCGCACCGGACCTGCGCCGATTTTCTGACCGATCGCGCGGCCGGAGGCAAGAACGGTGCCGCTGCCTTTCAGTTTGAAGCGCTGTTGCGCATCGGTGGACTTCTGCTGAGACTTCACCGTCTCGGGGCGTGCCTGCAGAATATACAGCTTGCCATCGCGACCATCCTTGCCCCATTCGATATCCATCGGGCGGTCGTAATGCTTTTCGATGATGACCGCGTACTTCGCCAGTTCGACGATTTCCTGATCGTTCAGCGAATAACGATTGCGCAATTCGACCGGCACATCGACCGTCTTGACCGAACGGCCGGCCTTGGCTTCGCCGGTGAACTCCATCTTGATCAGCTTGGAGCCGATATTGCGACGAATGATCGGTAATTTGCCTTGCTCAAGCATCGGCTTGTGAACATAGAACTCGTCCGGGTTGACCGCGCCCTGGACGACGGTTTCCCCCAAGCCATAGCTGGAGGTGATGAACACCACGTCGCGGAAACCGGATTCGGTATCGAGTGTAAACATCACTCCTGCCGCGCCAACGTCGGAGCGCACCATACGTTGCACGCCTGCCGACAATGCCACTTCGGCGTGTGTAAAGCCTTTGTGTACGCGATAGGAAATTGCGCGGTCGTTGTACAAGGATGCAAACACATGCTTGATTGCTTCCAGCACATTGTCGATGCCGACCACGTTGAGGAACGTCTCTTGCTGTCCGGCGAACGACGCATCCGGCAGGTCTTCTGCCGTAGCCGACGAGCGGACGGCGAACGACATTTCGCTGGACGAATCGGCGGCAAGCTTTTGATAGAACTCGTGGATTTCTGTTTCGAGGCGAGGCTGGAACGGCGTCTCGACAATCCACTTGCGGATTTCTGCACCGGCCTCCGCCAGCTTGCGAACATCGTTGATGTCCAGTGGCGCAAGGCGGTCGGCGATGCGCTGCGCGAGCGTCGGCCCGCCATTGATGCTGTGTTCAAGAAAATCGCGGAAGGCATCCGCTGTTGTGGCGAAACCTCCCGGCACACGCACGCCAGCACCCGCCAACTGGCTGATCATTTCACCCAGCGATGCATTCTTGCCGCCGACGGACTCGACATCCGTCATCCGCAATTGCTCAAAGGAAGCGACGTAAGTAGCTCCCGGGGTACCCCCTGTAGATACTGCATTGGACATAACAACCTCTAGTTTGATGATGAGAAATCTTCACGTTTGCCATCGCCGTCCTGTTGTTTTTGTTATTCTTCTTTCCAAGGTGCGAGATCAGTAATCTGTTGATCAGCATTTTACAGTGCGCAAGTTCATTTGCCTTACCGACCGCGACTTTTCCTGCTTTATATTTAGCCAAGATTATGCCAGAGCTTCCCTCTCCTCTCATGTCGCCCGCCGACCGCACCGTCTTTTTCGTTTCCGACGGCACAGGTATCACCGCCGAAACATTCGGCCATTCCGTGTTGACGCAATTCGAGTTGCGATTCAAGCAAGTTCGCATTCCGTTTATCGATACGCTCGACAAGGCGCATGACGCGGTACGCGAGATCAATGAAGCATTTGAAATCGATGGCAAGCGTCCCATCGTTTTTTCGACGCTGGTGAAGGCCGAATTGTCCACGGTAATCAGGCAATCCAAAGGCATGCACATGGATCTGATCCAGACGTTTGTCGAACCGCTCGAGCAAGAGCTTGGTGTGAAATCCACGCATACCATCGGCCGCAGCCACAATATCGCCGATTCGGACGACTACAAGAATCGGATCGAAGCCATCAACTTCTCTCTTGCCCACGATGATGGTCAGTCAAACCAGAATCTGGAAGCGGCTGACGTGATCCTGGTCGGGGTATCACGCTCAGGAAAAACGCCAACAAGTCTCTATCTCGCCATGCAGTACGGCATCAAGGCGGCAAATTACCCGTTGATTCCGGAGGACTTCGAGCGCGGGAAATTGCCGAGCGGCCTTGTCCCGTTCAAGCAAAAGATCTTTGGCCTGACGATTGCCGCTGACCGCTTGTCGGAAGTGCGCAATGAAAGGCGGCCCGGCAGCAAATATGCCGCACTGGAAAACTGCCGCTATGAGATCAATGAAGCAGAAAAGATGATGCGCCGCGAAGGTATTCGCTGGATGTCGTCCACTGTGAAGTCGATCGAAGAAATTGCCACAATGATCTTGCAAGAAATCAAGTCAAATCGGCGAGCTTACTGACGACTTGAACCAAAGCATCGCTTCGCAGTTCTAAACGCCGTCGCACACAAGTTGCGGCGGCGTTTTCATTTGCCGATACTCTGCTCCTCCTGCCTTGCCACAATTTTTTCCAGAAGACTTACAAAATCCGATGAATTGGCTATAACAAAAGCAGGGACACGAAGGATATGCAATGGACATCCTGTTAATTGAACTGATTTTATGGGGGGGCTTGCTGCTTCTGTTTTGGTGCTTGAAGGATGGCTTGGGCAAAGTCGAGTCCGAAATCGAATCCTTGGGAATTTTGAAGAATCAACATCACCCCACCGAATCCATGCATCGCATGCGGTTTTCCGTTCCCGATGAAGTGACAGACGTGATCGGCACCTACCGTGACGAAGCGATTTATCGCCATGTCCTTGTCGACGGTAACCGGTATGTGTTTGATCGTGTTCAGATTGCAGAGCAAAGCATGGCATTGGGTGAAAACGAGCGTTGCATTGCGCCTGGACTGGTGTACGTCCGCTGCGACGGTTAGCCTTCTCGCTGCCGCACCTGCTCAAAAAAACACACTGCCGCGCTGGCGGCGACATTCAGCGACTCAATCGCTCCATAGTGTGGAATCGCAACTTGCTGGGTGGCGAGAGCAAGCAGTTCATCAGAAACTCCCTGTCCTTCATGGCCCAGCAACCATCCAACGGGCTGCGTCAAGTCTGCATCGTAAATACGCGTTGTCGCGTGCGAACTGGTGGCAAGAATCGGGATTCTTGCCGATTCCAGCAAGAACGCCAAGTCGGCATTCTCAAAGATATTCAGCAAAAAGTGCGCCCCCATTCCGGCTCGCAACACTTTGGGCGACCAGGCAAATACGGTTCCTTTGCTGCAAAAGACATTCTTGATTCCGGCCGCCGCCGCGCTGCGGAGGATCGATCCTAGATTTCCCGGATCCTGAAGATTGTCCAGCAGAACGGACGATTCGGTGATCTTGTAGGGAATTGCGACCTGCGGTGTGTCGATGACGAATAACAGACCAATGCCATTCTCGACCTGACTCAAATGCTGGTAGAGCGCATCGGGCAAGACGATGCAACGGCCATGCTGCTGCTCGCACTTTTCCAGAATGGGCTCGACCTCCGGATGGTGCTGCGAACCTTCACTCACCAGGCACAGAGATGGTTTACCGGCATGCTGCAGATATGCCTGGCACAAATGCACGCCATCCAGCAAGGTGCGCCCGGCCTTGCGGCGCGCCTGAGAGCTTGACGCCAAATGCTTCAGTTCCTTGTAGAGCGGATTGTCGCGAGAGGTGATGAGTTTCATTGCCAGATATAGTCGTGACGGACCTTAGCTCACCTTGTCTTGGCCGGCCGCCCCATGCAACGCAAGCAATGCGCGCACCGGCGCATAGGATTTGCGATGAACCGGCGATACGCCATGCTGGCGCAAGCGCTCAAGATGAAGTTCGGTCGGATATCCCTTGTGCCGGTCGAACGCATAGTGCGGATATTGTGCATGCAGTACCAGCAATGCGGAATCGCGTGCGGTCTTGGCCAGAATCGATGCAGCGGAAATGGCCGGCACTTTATCGTCGCCCTTGACGATCGCTTCAGAACGGATCGGCATCACGGGACAACGGTTTCCGTCGATCAATGCCAACGTCGGCGTGATCTGCAAGAATTCTACTGCTCGGCGCATGGCGAGCATCGATGCCTGCAGTATGTTCAATTCGTCGATTTCTTCTTCTGAACATTGTGCAATCGACCATGCCAAGGCATCCGCTTTGATCTGCACTGCCAACGTGTCGCGTCGCACTTCACTCAGCTTCTTTGAATCCTTTAAACCGGCAATGGGTTTGGCCGGATCGAGAATCACGGCCGCGGCAAACACCGGCCCCGCAAGCGGTCCTCGACCGGCCTCATCAACACCGCAGATGACTTCACCAGCGGAATCAAAAAGTGACAGGCTCGCTGCGTTCATGCGAGCCTCCCGGCAACCGGATTGCCAATCAATTCCAATACTGCGCGAGCACTTTCCTGCGCGGTATCCCTTGACAGTGCATGGTGCATGTCGGTAAAGCGCTGCTTTAGCCTTGCACGCAAAGCATCATTGTTGAGTTGCTCCAACAATGCGTCCGCCATTGCCTGCGGTGTCGCGGCGTCCTGCAACAATTCCGGCACCAAAAATTCACGAGCGAGGATATTCGGCAGGCCGATCCATGGCTGGTATCCCATATGCCGTAGCACCTCCCACGATGCGCGCATCATTTTGTATGCGATGACCATCGGTTTTTTGTACAAGGCTACTTCCAGCGTCGCTGTACCCGATGCAACCAGCACAGCGTCGGCTGCCGCAATCGCCACATGCGAACGGCCATCGATCAATTGCAGCGGCACATCGGCCAAGCCTGCCTTGCCGATCAATTCATTGAAATAGGCGCGTTGCCTGGCCCCCGCCATCGGCACCACGATCCGAATTGCCGGATCACGCTGCACCAGCAATCTGGCAGCCTCGATGAAGGCAACGGCGTTGTACTTGAGTTCGGACATTCGGCTGCCGGGCAAAATTGCAATCACGGCGGCATCGACAGGCAACCCAAGTGCATCACGGGCTTCAGCAACATCCGGCTCCATCGGTATCACCTCCGCCAATGGGTAGCCGACGTAGGTAACCGGGATGCCGGCCTTGCGGTAAATTTCCTCCTCAAAAGGAAATACCACGAGCATGTGCGATACCGCGCGTGCAATCTTTTTGATTCGTCCGCCACGCCATGCCCAGATCGACGGGCTGATGAAATGCATGGTTGGAATGCCGGCTTGCTTCAGCTGCGCTTCCAGACCAAAGTTGAAGTCCGGAGCATCGACTCCTATGAACGCAGCAGGCCTTTCAACGAGCAGCTTGTCTCGCAGGGAATTCTGGATTCCCTTGATCTCTCGATAATGCACGAGCACTTCGAACAGGCCGCGAACAGAGAGCTTCTCCATCGGCCAGTCGCTCTGAAATCCATACTCGGCCATCTTCGGGCCGCCGATGCCATGAATCCGGGCATCGGGAAGTTGCGGACGCAGGCCACAGAGCAGGCGATTTGCAAGCAGGTCACCGGAAGACTCTCCGGCAACCATTGCAATGGAAAGCTTATCGGACGATGCCACGAGTCGTCGTATCGAGGAATTCGCGCATGAGGCGCAATTCGGCAGCTGCATCCGGCGTATCGGCTTCTGCTGCAGCAAGTGCCGCTTTTGCCTCATCCAGGGTATGACCGGATTTGTAGATCAACTTATACGCATTGCGAATCGCATTGATTTGTTCGCGCGAGAAGCCGCGACGCTTGAGACCTTCGACGTTGATGCCATGCGGCGCGGCCGGATTGCCCGACAACAGCACATAAGGCGGCACGTCCTGCGTCAAACTGGTATTCATGCCGACAAAGGCGTGATCACCGATCTTGCAAAACTGATGGACCGCCGCAAAACCGCTGACAATGACCCAATCGCCGACATGCACATGACCTCCCAATGATGCATTGTTGGAGAAGATCGTGTTGCTACCCACTTGGCAGTCATGCGCCAAATGCACATAGGCCAGAATCCAGTTGTCGTTCCCGAGCCGCGTGACGCCGGCATCCTGGGCAGTACCCAGATTGAAGGTGCAGAACTCCCGGATCAAATTGCGGTCGCCAATCTCCAATCGCGTCGCTTCGCCACCGTATTTTTTATCCTGCGGCATGCCGCCGATCGACGAAAACTGGAAGAATGTGTTGTCACATCCAATCGTGGTGTGCCCTTCAACAACGACGTGTGGGCCGATCCTGGTACGCGCGCCGATTTTCACATTCGGCCCGATGATCGAGTAAGGTCCGACCTCTACCGAATCGTCGAGGTCGGCCTTGGAATCCACTATGGCGGTTGGGTGAATCCTTGCCATTACTGCCCCGCTGGCTGGCTCGCGTCATTGGCGCTACGCATGGTACACATCAGTTCCGC
The Noviherbaspirillum cavernae DNA segment above includes these coding regions:
- a CDS encoding DUF4124 domain-containing protein, translated to MTRLHLKNVMIALATLCVTSSALGQYVWLNEKGVKQYSDMPPPASVPESRILKVPGKTLGSSKPNPAPDADRSVDAATATKAPLTTAEKNADFQKRRSEQEQKEKKAAEDEKVAAAKARNCENARDYQRSLESGVRITKSDKNGERTFLSDEQRTRELQDSRRILEDCK
- a CDS encoding RnfH family protein; protein product: MADQIGNIRVQVCFAKRDMQVLRDLLVPEGTTLFEAIHRSGVLRDEPELDLSVCAVGIYGKLREPDTRLRDRDRIEIYRRLIADPKESRRKRAEKKEQKKAR
- a CDS encoding type II toxin-antitoxin system RatA family toxin — protein: MAVVHKSVLLGYSAEQMFALVDRVEDYPRFLPWCGGVEVKQRSDNKLVASLLINYHGIKQTFTTENTNVPPVSMKMTLLEGPFKHLDGTWNFKSLRADACKIDFELHYEFSSRMLEQVIGPVFNMIANSFVDSFCKRAETVYG
- the smpB gene encoding SsrA-binding protein SmpB: MSIVDNKKAFHDYFIEERYEAGMVLDGWEVKAIRAGRVQLKEAYVIVRQGEVFLFGSHISPLSTASTHVNPDPVRTRKLLLNGEEIKRLIGKVERAGYTLVPLDLHYAKGRIKCEIGLAKGKKQHDKRESEKQRDWQREQQSILKQNRR
- the ppsA gene encoding phosphoenolpyruvate synthase, whose product is MSNAVSTGGTPGATYVASFEQLRMTDVESVGGKNASLGEMISQLAGAGVRVPGGFATTADAFRDFLEHSINGGPTLAQRIADRLAPLDINDVRKLAEAGAEIRKWIVETPFQPRLETEIHEFYQKLAADSSSEMSFAVRSSATAEDLPDASFAGQQETFLNVVGIDNVLEAIKHVFASLYNDRAISYRVHKGFTHAEVALSAGVQRMVRSDVGAAGVMFTLDTESGFRDVVFITSSYGLGETVVQGAVNPDEFYVHKPMLEQGKLPIIRRNIGSKLIKMEFTGEAKAGRSVKTVDVPVELRNRYSLNDQEIVELAKYAVIIEKHYDRPMDIEWGKDGRDGKLYILQARPETVKSQQKSTDAQQRFKLKGSGTVLASGRAIGQKIGAGPVRVIRDPAEMERVQPGDVLVADMTDPNWEPVMKRAAAIVTNRGGRTCHAAIIARELGVPAVVGCGNASDMLKDGTLVTVSCAEGDEGRIYDGLLETEVTEISRGELPSIPLKIMLNVGNPQLAFDFQSIPNGGVGLARLEFIINNNIGVHPKAILEYPNIDADLKKAVESVARGHASPKAFYVDKLAEGVATIAAAFWPKPVIVRLSDFKSNEYKKLIGGSRYEPDEENPMLGFRGAARYLAADFAESFEMECLAMKRVRNDMGLTNVEIMVPFVRTLGQAEKVVNLLATNGLKRGENGLRLIMMCEVPSNAILAEKFLQHFDGFSIGSNDLTQLTLGLDRDSGMELLAADFDERDEAVKALLSKAISACRAQGKYIGICGQGPSDHPDFAEWLMKEGIASISLNPDTVIDTWQKLAEVK
- the ppsR gene encoding posphoenolpyruvate synthetase regulatory kinase/phosphorylase PpsR, whose protein sequence is MPELPSPLMSPADRTVFFVSDGTGITAETFGHSVLTQFELRFKQVRIPFIDTLDKAHDAVREINEAFEIDGKRPIVFSTLVKAELSTVIRQSKGMHMDLIQTFVEPLEQELGVKSTHTIGRSHNIADSDDYKNRIEAINFSLAHDDGQSNQNLEAADVILVGVSRSGKTPTSLYLAMQYGIKAANYPLIPEDFERGKLPSGLVPFKQKIFGLTIAADRLSEVRNERRPGSKYAALENCRYEINEAEKMMRREGIRWMSSTVKSIEEIATMILQEIKSNRRAY
- a CDS encoding TrmH family RNA methyltransferase, whose amino-acid sequence is MKLITSRDNPLYKELKHLASSSQARRKAGRTLLDGVHLCQAYLQHAGKPSLCLVSEGSQHHPEVEPILEKCEQQHGRCIVLPDALYQHLSQVENGIGLLFVIDTPQVAIPYKITESSVLLDNLQDPGNLGSILRSAAAAGIKNVFCSKGTVFAWSPKVLRAGMGAHFLLNIFENADLAFLLESARIPILATSSHATTRIYDADLTQPVGWLLGHEGQGVSDELLALATQQVAIPHYGAIESLNVAASAAVCFFEQVRQREG
- the rnhB gene encoding ribonuclease HII, which codes for MNAASLSLFDSAGEVICGVDEAGRGPLAGPVFAAAVILDPAKPIAGLKDSKKLSEVRRDTLAVQIKADALAWSIAQCSEEEIDELNILQASMLAMRRAVEFLQITPTLALIDGNRCPVMPIRSEAIVKGDDKVPAISAASILAKTARDSALLVLHAQYPHYAFDRHKGYPTELHLERLRQHGVSPVHRKSYAPVRALLALHGAAGQDKVS
- the lpxB gene encoding lipid-A-disaccharide synthase yields the protein MVAGESSGDLLANRLLCGLRPQLPDARIHGIGGPKMAEYGFQSDWPMEKLSVRGLFEVLVHYREIKGIQNSLRDKLLVERPAAFIGVDAPDFNFGLEAQLKQAGIPTMHFISPSIWAWRGGRIKKIARAVSHMLVVFPFEEEIYRKAGIPVTYVGYPLAEVIPMEPDVAEARDALGLPVDAAVIAILPGSRMSELKYNAVAFIEAARLLVQRDPAIRIVVPMAGARQRAYFNELIGKAGLADVPLQLIDGRSHVAIAAADAVLVASGTATLEVALYKKPMVIAYKMMRASWEVLRHMGYQPWIGLPNILAREFLVPELLQDAATPQAMADALLEQLNNDALRARLKQRFTDMHHALSRDTAQESARAVLELIGNPVAGRLA
- the lpxA gene encoding acyl-ACP--UDP-N-acetylglucosamine O-acyltransferase, encoding MARIHPTAIVDSKADLDDSVEVGPYSIIGPNVKIGARTRIGPHVVVEGHTTIGCDNTFFQFSSIGGMPQDKKYGGEATRLEIGDRNLIREFCTFNLGTAQDAGVTRLGNDNWILAYVHLAHDCQVGSNTIFSNNASLGGHVHVGDWVIVSGFAAVHQFCKIGDHAFVGMNTSLTQDVPPYVLLSGNPAAPHGINVEGLKRRGFSREQINAIRNAYKLIYKSGHTLDEAKAALAAAEADTPDAAAELRLMREFLDTTTRGIVR